A genomic stretch from Mya arenaria isolate MELC-2E11 chromosome 10, ASM2691426v1 includes:
- the LOC128206141 gene encoding copine family protein 1-like, protein MPYVTMIGKRYLDITMRIALLEAMDSMSEEIADDDEEVKFRRITDRFDSLKEVTDAIQSVGVKECGLIFGIDYTMSNQMQGKKTYGGLSLHDVHPSRSNPYQEVICILGETLEPLDDDGIIPVYGFGDRTVKDKGVFPLKKDGDCDGFMEVLKIYTEVTPTIKLGGPTSYAPIIQQAVDIVKEKRQYHILVIVADGQVTNEEETIKAIVEASEFPLSIVVIGVGDGPWDMMKEFDDNLPTRKFDNFQFVWFDQVKKGVRNPNVAVALAALMEIPDQYLYI, encoded by the exons ATGCCATATGTAACAATGATCGGAAAGAGATACTTGGACATAACAAT GCGTATTGCCCTACTGGAGGCGATGGACTCCATGAGCGAAGAAATCGCGGATGATGACGAGGAAGTCAAGTTTCGAAGGATCACAGATAGATTCGACAGCCTCAAGGAGGTTACCGACGCCATACAAAGCGTCGGCGTTAAGGAGTGCGGCCTGATATTTG GTATCGACTACACGATGAGCAACCAAATGCAGGGAAAGAAAACGTATGGTGGCCTGTCCCTCCACGACGTCCATCCGTCTAGGTCCAATCCTTACCAGGAG GTAATCTGTATACTCGGAGAAACTCTGGAACCTCTTGATGATGACGGGATCATCCCCGTGTACGGCTTTGGGGACAGGACTGTTAAAGACAAGGGAGTATTTCCGCTCAAAAAGGAT GGTGACTGTGATGGTTTTATGGAAGTCTTAAAGATATATACAGAAGTGACACCCACAATCAAGCTAGGAGGTCCGACCAGCTATGCCCCAATCATACAGCAGGCTGTGGATATCGTCAAGGAAAAACGACAG TACCACATTTTGGTGATTGTCGCAGACGGCCAGGTGACAAACGAAGAGGAGACCATCAAGGCAATAGTTGAGGCGTCCGAGTTCCCATTGTCCATCGTCGTCATTG GTGTAGGGGACGGACCGTGGGACATGATGAAAGAATTTGATGACAACTTACCGACGCGAAAGTTTGACAATTTCCAGTTTGTGTGGTTTGATCAGGTGAAGAAAGGCGTGAGGAACCCGAATGTGGCCGTGGCGCTAGCCGCCCTTATGGAAATCCCCGACCAGTACTTGTACATTTAG